A portion of the Babylonia areolata isolate BAREFJ2019XMU chromosome 16, ASM4173473v1, whole genome shotgun sequence genome contains these proteins:
- the LOC143290950 gene encoding uncharacterized protein LOC143290950 produces the protein MKATVVVVLGMLMAVLLLAGSEAKPARSAEKGEERADRSSRSRALIGRLLAAIQALIQRLDNLPTTTPPPTTPTTTPTTPTQTTTTAATTPTTTTPAATTPAATTPAATTPAATTPAATTPAATTPAAGN, from the exons ATGAAGGCTACCGTGGTTGTTGTTCTTGGCATGCTGATGGCAGTTCTGCTTCTGGCGGGATCTGAAGCGAAACCCGCAA GATCAGCGGAGAAGGGTGAAGAGCGGGCGGACAGAAGCAGCAGGTCCCGTGCATTGATTGGCAGACTGCTGGCCGCCATCCAG GCCCTTATTCAGAGACTGGACAACCTACCTACCACCACCccgccaccaacaacacccacgacaacacccacaacaccaacccagaccaccaccaccgccgctacAACGCCTACCACTACAACGCCCGCAGCCACGACGCCCGCCGCTACAACGCCCGCCGCTACAACGCCCGCCGCTACAACGCCTGCCGCTACAACGCCCGCCGCCACGACGCCTGCAGCGGGAAATTGA